TGCCGACAGGCCCTGCAGCGCGCGGAACGCCAGCAGCGTGCTCAGGTCGGTGGACAGCGCACAGCCGACCGAGGCGCCGACGAACACCACCAGGCCGCCCAGGATCACCCGCTTGCGGCCCCAGGCATCGGACAGCGGACCGTGCGCCAGGCTCATCAGGCCGTAGAACAGCAGGTACACGCTGATGGTCTGCTGCACCGCCACCTCGTCCACCGCCAGGCGCTGGGCCAGCTGCGGGAACGCCGGGAAGATGGTGTCGATCGAGAACGGGCCGAACATGGCCAGGCCGGCAAGCAGCAGGGCCATGCGGCGGGTGGAGGGGGCAACAGCGGCGGTCATGGAGGAAACGTCCGGCAGGGCCATGCGGGGCAAGCACGGCGGGCGCCGGTCCCGCAGCAACGGGGACGGCGCCAGATGAATTCGGGTATCCGCCCATCATAGGTGGGGATTGCGCTTGATGCCATGCAGCACTGCACAAAACGCACGGCCGGGCCATCGGCCATTCAGGCGCGGCGGTCAGGGGGCGGAGGCGGCCGCCGCGCCCGCAACGGGCTATAATCAGCGGGCAACACGGTGGGAGAAGCGGAACACCGCTGCCGAAGGCGCAACGCCCGTAATCGCTCAGGCCCGATACCACCCGTAACACAACTCTGGAGAGACCGGTTCGATCCGGCGCCGAAGGGGCACGAAGCTGCGGTTTTCCGCGCTTTTAAACTCTCAGGCAAAAGGACAGAGGGGCGCCCCGCAGACCGCCGACCGGCGGCTTGTGCCCGTGCGTGTGCCCTTTCCTGACGGATCCTTCGCCATGTCCCAGAACACCCCTTCCCTGCGTGAGCTCGAGCACCACAACGCGTTCGTCGAGCGCCACATCGGCCCCAATGACGCCGAGATCGCGCAGATGCTCGACGTCGTCGGCCACGCGTCGCTGGATGCGATGACCGATGCCATCGTGCCGGCCAAGATCAAGTCGCCGGCGCCGCTGGCGCTGCCGGAGTCGATGACCGAAGTGCAGGCACTGGCGAAGATCCGTGCGATCGCCGACAAGAACACCGTGCTGCGCAGCTTCATCGGCCAAGGCTACTACGGCACCCACACGCCGAACGTGATCCTGCGCAACATCCTGGAAAACCCGGCGTGGTACACCGCCTACACCCCGTACCAGGCGGAAATCTCGCAGGGCCGCATGGAAGCGCTGATCAACTTCCAGACCCTGTGCGCCGACCTGACCGGCATGGAAATCGCCAACGCCTCGCTGCTGGACGAAGCCACCGCCGCTGCTGAAGCGATGACCCTGGCCAAGCGTTCGGCCAAGTCCAAGTCGGACACCTTCTTCGTGCACGACGCCGTGCATCCGCAGACGCTGGAACTGCTGCGTACCCGCGCCGAGCCCATGGGCATCGTGCTGCGCGTCGGCACCCCGGCCGAAGCGCTGGAAGCGGAAGCCTTCGGCCTGCTGCTGCAGTATCCGGATACCTTCGGCCAGGTGGGCGACTACAAGGCGCTGGTCGATGCCGTGCACGCACGCGGCGGCCTGGTGGCCGTGGCCACCGACCTGCTGGCCCTGACCCTGCTGGCCGCCCCGGGCGAATGGGGCGCGGACATCGTGGTCGGCAACAGCCAGCGTTTCGGCGTGCCGTTCGGCTTCGGTGGCCCGCACGCCGCCTTCATGGCCTGCCGTGACGCCTACAAGCGCTCGATGCCGGGCCGCCTGATCGGTGTTTCGGTCGATGCCCAGGGCAACCCGGCCTACCGCCTGACCCTGCAGACCCGCGAGCAGCACATCCGCCGCGAGAAGGCGACTTCCAACATCTGTACCGCGCAGGTGCTGCTGGCGGTGATGGCCTCGATGTACGCCGTTTACCACGGCCCGGAAGGCCTGACCCGCATTGCCCGCCGCACCCATCGCCTGGCCTCGATCCTGGCCGCAGCGCTGCGCAATGCCGGCGTGCAGGTCGGTGGCGATTTCTTCGACACCCTGCATGTCACCGGCGTGCATGCCGATGAGATCCATGCCAAGGCCCGCGCCGCCGGCTACAACCTGCGCGCGATCGACAGCGACTCGGTCGGCATCAGCCTGGACGAAACCACCACCCGCGCCGACATCGTTGCCGTGGCGGCCGTGTTCGGTGCCTCGCTGGACGTCGACGCGCTGGATGCCAGCACCGCCGACGCGCTGCCGGCCGGCCTGCTGCGCCAGTCCGCGTTCCTGACCCACCCGGTGTTCAACACCCACCACAGCGAGCACGAGCTGCTGCGCTACCTGCGTTCGCTGGCCGACAAGGACCTGGCGATGGATCGCACGATGATCCCGCTGGGTTCGTGCACCATGAAGCTCAACGCCACCGCCGAGATGATTCCGGTGACCTGGCCGGAGTTCTCGCAGATCCACCCGCTGGTGCCGGCCGACCAGGCGCTGGGCTACAAGGAACTGATCGACACGCTGGAAGCGATGCTGGTCGAATGCACCGGCTACGACGCAGTCAGCCTGCAACCGAATTCCGGCGCGCAGGGTGAGTACGCCGGCCTGCTGGCGATCCGCGCCTACCACCGCTCGCGCGGCGAGGGCCACCGCGACATATGCCTGATCCCGGATTCGGCACATGGCACCAACCCGGCTTCGGCGCAGATGTGCGGCATGAAGGTCGTGGTGACCAAGACCGACGCCAACGGCAACGTTGACGTCGAGGACATCCGCCTCAACGCCGAGAAGTACAGCGACCGCCTGGCCGCGATCATGATGACCTACCCGTCCACGCACGGCGTGTTCGAGGAAGAAGTTGTCGAGATCTGCGAGATCATCCACAAGCACGGCGGCCAGGTGTACACCGACGGCGCCAACATGAACGCCCTGGTCGGCGTCGCCAAGCCGGGCAAGTGGGGTTCGGACGTTTCACACCTGAACCTGCACAAGACCTTCTGCATCCCGCACGGCGGTGGTGGCCCGGGCGTCGGCCCGTGCGCGGTCAAGGAGCACCTGGCCACGTTCCTGCCGGGCAAGCTGGGTGACAACGGTCCGGTCGGCATGGTCAGCGCCGCCAGCTTCGGCAGTGCATCGATCCTGCCGATCAGCTGGATGTACATCGCGATGATGGGCCGTGAAGGCCTGCGCAAGGCCACACAGGTCGCGCAGCTCAACGCCAACTACATCGCCAAGCGCCTGGCCCCGCACTTCAAGACCCTGTACACCGGCCGCAACGGCCTGGTGGCGCATGAGTGCATCCTGGACGTTCGTCCGCTGGAGAAGACCAGCGGCATCGGCGCCGAGGACGTGGCCAAGCGCCTGATCGACTTCGGCTTCCATGCCCCGACCCTGAGCTTCCCGGTGGCTGGCACGCTGATGGTCGAACCGACCGAGAGCGAGTCGCTGCACGAGCTGGACCGCTTCATCAACGCGATGATCCAGATCCGCGAGGAAATCACCGCGATCGAAGACGGCCGCCTGGACCGCGAGGACAACCCGCTGAAGAACGCGCCGCACACCGCGACCGCGGTGACCGCCAGCGAGTGGACCCATGCCTACCCGCGCGAACTGGCCGCCTTCCCGCTGGCCAGCCTGAAGCAGAGCAAGTACTGGCCGCCGGTGGCCCGCGTCGACAACGTGTACGGCGACAAGAACGTGATGTGCGCCTGCATCCCGGTCGATGCCTACAAGGACGATGAAGTCGAGGCGTAAGCCTTCGACCCATAGGAAATGAGAACGGCCCGCGCAAGCGGGCCGTTTTCATGAGGGCGTGTGGACCAAGGCCCACACCCACAACAAGTCGATCACGGGTCCGGCATCTGCCCCAGGCTCAACTGCCACGACACCCCGAAGCGGTCCTGCACCCAACCGTAGCGGTTGCTGAAGTCATAGTCGCCCACCGGCATCAACCAGTGGCCGCCCTCGCCCAGCACGCGCGCGGCGCGATCGAACTGCTCGGCGCCGGAGCACTCCACGAACAGCGAGATCGATGGCGAGAAGGTGAAATCGTGCACGTCCAGGCTATCGAAGCACAGGTAGTGGGTGCCACCGAGCAGGAAGATGGCCTGGCGGACCTGCCCGGGCACGCCGGCGCCGGCGCCGGCGCCATCAGGATGGCGTTGCAGGGCCAGCAGGCGGAAATCGGCAAAGGCTTCGGCGTACAGGGCCAGCGCGGCCTCGGCCTGGCCGGTGAACATCAGGAAGGGACGGCTGCGCAGCATGCGGTACTCCCGGTCGACGGGCCGGTGACGGCCCACGCAAGCAGGATTACACGCCGAATGTATGCCCTCTGTAGAGCCGAGCCCATGCTCGGCTGACATCTGCCCGAACGGCAGCCGACCGTAGGGTCGGCTCTACGGGATCACGCCTCGCGCATGCGCCGGGCGATGGCACTGCCGGCCGCGATCGTAGCGGTCAGCGCCACCATCGACAGGAACTGCAGGCGGGTGTGCGACTCGCTCAGCAGCAGGCCGAAGATCAGCGCCAGGATCGCCAGCGCGCACACCGTCAGCCACGGGAAACCGGCCATGCGGAACGGCAGGCGGGTGCCCAGGCGGTCGGCACGGCGGCGCAGCACCAGCTGCGAGACCAGCGACAGCGTCCACACCAGCAGGCAGGTGGAACCGACGATGTTGAGCAGCACCGGCAGCACCCGGTCCGGGAACAGCAGTTCCATCACGGTGGCGGCGAAACCGAACAGCACGCTGGCCAGCACGGCAATCACCGGCACCTGGCGCGGATCGGTCCAGCCCAGCACCGCCGGTGCCTCGCGACGCTGCGCCAGCGAATACATCATGCGCGAGGCGCCGTAGAGGTTGGCATTGAGCGCCGACAGCAGCGCGATCACCGCGATCAGGGTGATGGCGGTGCCCGCGCCCGGGATACGGGCGATATCCAGCACCGCAGCGAACGGCGATTTCAGCGCCTCGCTGGTCCATGGCACCACAGCGATGATCACGCTCAGCGAGCCGATGTAGAACACCAGGATGCGCCAGGCCACCGTGCGGATCGCACGGGCAATGCTGCGTTCCGGGTCTTCGGTCTCGGCAGCAGCGACGGCCACGATCTCGGTGCCGCCAAAGGCGAACACCACCACCAGCAGCGCGGCACCGATGCCGGCCAGGCCCTTCGGTGCGAAACCGCCATGTTCGGTGAAGTTGCTCAGGCCCGGTGAGGTGACCTGCGGCAGCCAGCCCATCAGCAGCGCCACGCCGATGGCAATGAAGGCCAGGATCGCCGCCACCTTGAGGATGGCGAACCAGAATTCGAACTCGCCGAAGTTCTTCACCCCGAGCAGGTTGATCGCAGTGAAGAACAGCATGAAGGCCAGCGCCGCCATCGGTACAGGTACCGCTGGCCAGACGGTGGCCAGCAGACCGGCCGCCCCCACCGCTTCGGCAGCGATCACGATCACCAGCTGCACCCACCACAGCCAGCCCACGGTGGCACCGGCGGTGGCGCCCATGGCATCGGCGGCATAGACCGAGAACGCGCCACTGGTCGGTTTGGCCGCCGCCATTTCGCCCAGTGCGTTCATCACGATGATCACCAGCGCGCCAGCGACCAGATACGACACCAGCACCGCCGGACCGGCCGCCTGCACGCCCACGCCCGAGCCGAGGAACAGGCCGGCGCCGATGGCGCTGCCCAGGCCCATCATGATCAGCTGGCGGGGCTTGAGCGAATGCCCGAGGCGGGACGGCGAAGCGGTCGGAATCGAGTTGGGCATCGGCGGGGCTGGCGGCGGGCTACAGGGGCGACACCTTACCCTGTCCCATGCCCGCGGGGATAGGCACAGCGCAGCAGGCCGCTCAGGCCAGTGCAGGCTCGCCGACGTTGCCGCCGATACGGGCACGGTAGGCGCGCGGCGAGAAACCGGTTTCAGCCTTGAACTTGCGGGTGAAGGCGCTCTGGTCGCTGAAACCGCAGGCCTGGCCGATGCTGGCGATGCTCTCGTCACCGTGCAGCAGGTGCATGGCCATCTGGATCCGCAGCCGGGTCAGCACCTGCTGCGGGGTCATCTGGAACACCTTGCGGAAGCTGCGCTCCAGCTTGGACAGCGAAAAGCCGGTGATGTCCAGCAGAGTCTGCATGCGCACGTTCTCGGCGTAGTGCGCGTTGAGGTGGGCCAGTGCCAGCCGCAGCTGTTCGTACTGGGTACCCAGGCTGTCCTTCTGGCCAAGGTCGCGGGAAATGCCGATCAGCCCCTCGATGGCCCCATCGACCACCAGCGGGCGCTTGCAGGTCAGGCACCAGCCCGGTTCGCGGTTGGCGAACAGGTGCAGCTCCATCAGGTTCTCGATGACCTCACCGGACAGCACGCGGGCGTCCTGATCGACGTAGTCCGCACTGAGGCCGGTCGGGTAGATTTCGGCCGCCGTGCGCCCGATCACGTCCTTGCGCGCGCGCAGGCCCAGCCGCCGCAGCATGGTCTGGTTGACGTGGGTGTAACGCCCCTGGAGATCCTTGATGAAGAACAGCACATCCGGGATGGCGTCGAACAGGGCTTCGATGTCGGCGGGCTCGACTCGCATGCCGCAAGCATAGCCGAGGCCCCTTGCCGGTGCGATCACCCTTGCGGGACTTGCGCTTAACGCTGCCAGGTCCACCGTGGGGGCCAGCCCCGACTGGAGAACCGGCCATGCCCCGCGGTGACAAGTCCGCCTATACCGAAAAGCAGAAGCGCCAGGCCGAGCACATCGAGGACAGCGAGCGCGAGCGTGGTGCCAGCGAAAGCGCTGCCGAACGCATTGCCTGGGCCACCGTGAACAAGCAGGATGGCGGCGGCAAGCGCAGCGGCAGTGGGCGCAAGGTGGCGAAGAAGGCAGCGGCGAGGAAGGCCGCCAGCAAGGGCGCTGTGAAGAAAACAGCGGCGAAGACGGCGCCGGCCACGAAAAAGGCGGTAAAGAAAACGGTGGTCAAGAAGACCAGCACCGCCGCCTCACGTAGTGCTGCCGCGAAGAAGGCAGCGAAGACCCGTGCGGCGAAGAAGACCGTGCGCAAGGTAGCGGCGAAGAAAGCGGCACGTACCCGCACCCGCAGTTGAGCGCACCGTTCAGTGCGACAACGTCGTCATCCACGCGGCAACTTCGGCTGCCGCTGCATCAGCGCGCGCCTGCAGCAGCAGATGTGGGCCCTCCAACGACACATGGCGGGCATCGGGCAACAGGGCCTGCAGCTCGGCCACGCTGGGCGGCCACAGCAAGCGGTCCTGCGTGGCGTGCAGGCACAGCGTCGGCAACACGAGTTCCGGCAGCAGTGCACGAACGTCCACCTGCAGTGTCGCCGCAGCACGTTGGCGCAGGGTTGCAGCCGGTACCCGCGTGATTGCCAGGCCCAGCTCGCGCAGGTTCGCGCGCGTCCGCCACTGCCCCAGCAGCAGCCGGGCCATCAACGCGAGTGGCGGCAACGGCCACGCCGGAGCCAGTATCCGTGCGCTTGCCGCAGGCAGCGGCACCGGCCGCCGTGCGAAGGTCGTACTCAGTACCAACCCACGCAATCCAGGCAGCCCGGCCGCCGCCAGTTCAATGGCCAGTGGCCCGGCGAACGATTCGGCCAGCAGCACGAAAGGAGATGCGGGAAGCTGCGGGCGCAGGATCGACGCCAACGTGGTGTAGTCCTGTTGCCCCCGCGCGGGCAACGGCAGCACCTGCATCTGGATGCCTCGCGCCTGCATTGCCTCCACGAAGTGTGCCGACAGCAGGCTGGTGCCATCCAGGCCCGGCAGCATCACGACCGGCAGCATCACAGCATTCATCACGTTGATCACCCTTCAGGTTTCTTCGCACGGCTCCCTGCCTGCAGCTTCACTCATTGGCTCGACCCAAGGAAGTGCACGGCGGCGCACGCGGCGCTACGCTGGTGGTCCCGAGGGAACGGACAAGGCGGCATGCGCAAGCCACGCTGGCTCAGCTGGACCGGCATTGCCATATGCACACTCTATCTCGCGCTGACCGCCTGGCTGGTGCTCGATGCCCAGGCCAACAGCGATCCCAAGAGTGTCTACATCCTCATGCAGCTGCCGGTGATGCTGCAGACCGCAGCACTCGACGTCATCGGCATGGGTGGGTGGCTTTCCGGAAAGACCTGGACGACCGTCTACCTTCTGGTGATGCCCCCTACCCTGGCCGTGCTGTATGCCGTGGGGGCCATGCTCGGCAGTGTTCTTGAACAATGATGACGGTGTGCCCCTCTGTCTGGGCAGGCAATGGAAATACGGCCGCCCAAGGCGGCCGCATTCCTGTCACCGGGTCAGCAGCCTGCTCAGGCTGCGCGACGCGACACGGCTGAAGCCGCTGCGCCTTCCACCCTGAACACCGACACCGACGTGGTCAGTGCATGCGCCTGCTCCTCCAGC
This genomic window from Stenotrophomonas maltophilia contains:
- the gcvP gene encoding aminomethyl-transferring glycine dehydrogenase — translated: MSQNTPSLRELEHHNAFVERHIGPNDAEIAQMLDVVGHASLDAMTDAIVPAKIKSPAPLALPESMTEVQALAKIRAIADKNTVLRSFIGQGYYGTHTPNVILRNILENPAWYTAYTPYQAEISQGRMEALINFQTLCADLTGMEIANASLLDEATAAAEAMTLAKRSAKSKSDTFFVHDAVHPQTLELLRTRAEPMGIVLRVGTPAEALEAEAFGLLLQYPDTFGQVGDYKALVDAVHARGGLVAVATDLLALTLLAAPGEWGADIVVGNSQRFGVPFGFGGPHAAFMACRDAYKRSMPGRLIGVSVDAQGNPAYRLTLQTREQHIRREKATSNICTAQVLLAVMASMYAVYHGPEGLTRIARRTHRLASILAAALRNAGVQVGGDFFDTLHVTGVHADEIHAKARAAGYNLRAIDSDSVGISLDETTTRADIVAVAAVFGASLDVDALDASTADALPAGLLRQSAFLTHPVFNTHHSEHELLRYLRSLADKDLAMDRTMIPLGSCTMKLNATAEMIPVTWPEFSQIHPLVPADQALGYKELIDTLEAMLVECTGYDAVSLQPNSGAQGEYAGLLAIRAYHRSRGEGHRDICLIPDSAHGTNPASAQMCGMKVVVTKTDANGNVDVEDIRLNAEKYSDRLAAIMMTYPSTHGVFEEEVVEICEIIHKHGGQVYTDGANMNALVGVAKPGKWGSDVSHLNLHKTFCIPHGGGGPGVGPCAVKEHLATFLPGKLGDNGPVGMVSAASFGSASILPISWMYIAMMGREGLRKATQVAQLNANYIAKRLAPHFKTLYTGRNGLVAHECILDVRPLEKTSGIGAEDVAKRLIDFGFHAPTLSFPVAGTLMVEPTESESLHELDRFINAMIQIREEITAIEDGRLDREDNPLKNAPHTATAVTASEWTHAYPRELAAFPLASLKQSKYWPPVARVDNVYGDKNVMCACIPVDAYKDDEVEA
- a CDS encoding VOC family protein, giving the protein MLRSRPFLMFTGQAEAALALYAEAFADFRLLALQRHPDGAGAGAGVPGQVRQAIFLLGGTHYLCFDSLDVHDFTFSPSISLFVECSGAEQFDRAARVLGEGGHWLMPVGDYDFSNRYGWVQDRFGVSWQLSLGQMPDP
- a CDS encoding amino acid permease; translated protein: MPNSIPTASPSRLGHSLKPRQLIMMGLGSAIGAGLFLGSGVGVQAAGPAVLVSYLVAGALVIIVMNALGEMAAAKPTSGAFSVYAADAMGATAGATVGWLWWVQLVIVIAAEAVGAAGLLATVWPAVPVPMAALAFMLFFTAINLLGVKNFGEFEFWFAILKVAAILAFIAIGVALLMGWLPQVTSPGLSNFTEHGGFAPKGLAGIGAALLVVVFAFGGTEIVAVAAAETEDPERSIARAIRTVAWRILVFYIGSLSVIIAVVPWTSEALKSPFAAVLDIARIPGAGTAITLIAVIALLSALNANLYGASRMMYSLAQRREAPAVLGWTDPRQVPVIAVLASVLFGFAATVMELLFPDRVLPVLLNIVGSTCLLVWTLSLVSQLVLRRRADRLGTRLPFRMAGFPWLTVCALAILALIFGLLLSESHTRLQFLSMVALTATIAAGSAIARRMREA
- a CDS encoding helix-turn-helix transcriptional regulator, which encodes MRVEPADIEALFDAIPDVLFFIKDLQGRYTHVNQTMLRRLGLRARKDVIGRTAAEIYPTGLSADYVDQDARVLSGEVIENLMELHLFANREPGWCLTCKRPLVVDGAIEGLIGISRDLGQKDSLGTQYEQLRLALAHLNAHYAENVRMQTLLDITGFSLSKLERSFRKVFQMTPQQVLTRLRIQMAMHLLHGDESIASIGQACGFSDQSAFTRKFKAETGFSPRAYRARIGGNVGEPALA
- a CDS encoding serine aminopeptidase domain-containing protein — its product is MNAVMLPVVMLPGLDGTSLLSAHFVEAMQARGIQMQVLPLPARGQQDYTTLASILRPQLPASPFVLLAESFAGPLAIELAAAGLPGLRGLVLSTTFARRPVPLPAASARILAPAWPLPPLALMARLLLGQWRTRANLRELGLAITRVPAATLRQRAAATLQVDVRALLPELVLPTLCLHATQDRLLWPPSVAELQALLPDARHVSLEGPHLLLQARADAAAAEVAAWMTTLSH